A genome region from Pseudoalteromonas tetraodonis includes the following:
- a CDS encoding 3-deoxy-D-manno-octulosonic acid kinase: MFNQHIKNNHVILSHPQYSTQISLDWFSPDFWQQQQKIVGAKKGRATAWFFKHADLTAVLRHYWRGGLIGKLLSDQYLYWGLEHTRVYKEFSLMTQLIELGLNVPKPIAAKVSRHGFIYRGDIITEAVSGAKSVLDILIERALNDIEIKKIASTIALFHNKGVYHADLNINNILFDDSGNVFIIDFDRGEIKTPDKKWQQSNMSRLQRSFLKEQSRNSSFHWQENDWQSLNKHYHNGLT; this comes from the coding sequence ATGTTTAATCAACACATCAAAAATAACCATGTCATTTTAAGCCATCCTCAATATAGCACGCAGATATCGCTAGATTGGTTTAGCCCCGACTTTTGGCAGCAACAGCAAAAAATTGTTGGCGCTAAAAAGGGACGTGCAACCGCATGGTTTTTTAAACACGCAGATTTAACGGCTGTGTTGCGCCATTATTGGCGTGGCGGCCTGATAGGAAAGCTACTCAGTGATCAGTATTTGTACTGGGGGCTTGAACATACCCGTGTTTATAAAGAGTTTAGCTTGATGACACAATTAATAGAGCTAGGTTTAAATGTACCAAAACCTATTGCCGCTAAAGTGAGCCGCCATGGTTTTATTTACCGAGGTGATATTATTACTGAAGCAGTTAGCGGCGCTAAAAGCGTATTAGATATACTGATTGAACGCGCATTGAATGATATTGAAATAAAAAAAATAGCCAGCACAATTGCGTTATTTCATAATAAAGGGGTGTATCACGCTGATTTAAATATTAATAATATTTTATTTGATGACAGTGGCAACGTTTTTATTATCGATTTTGACCGCGGCGAAATAAAAACACCCGATAAAAAATGGCAACAAAGCAACATGTCTCGCCTACAGCGCTCATTTTTAAAAGAGCAAAGCCGCAATAGCAGCTTTCATTGGCAAGAAAACGATTGGCAAAGTTTAAATAAACACTACCATAATGGGTTAACCTAA
- a CDS encoding chorismate--pyruvate lyase family protein produces the protein MITFPLSLSADWQSTSQVCGLSSAEQEWLFEPRSLTAKLKSQSQRFAVKVLSEQKVNLSQPQQALLSNEVNTVLNREVLLLCDDKPVVYAQSWLPISNNNTNNQLHNMGERPLGDVIFQDPALKRADIEIARFDDNHSLQSLVSELNLPIHILLGRRSVFSLHDYKFLVCEVFLPGAYLYS, from the coding sequence GTGATTACGTTTCCTCTTTCTTTATCTGCTGATTGGCAGAGTACTTCTCAAGTCTGTGGCTTATCTAGCGCTGAGCAAGAGTGGCTATTTGAACCGCGTTCTTTAACGGCTAAATTAAAAAGCCAGTCGCAGCGTTTTGCAGTAAAGGTGCTGAGCGAGCAAAAAGTTAACCTCTCGCAACCTCAGCAAGCTTTATTAAGTAATGAGGTGAACACCGTACTTAACCGTGAGGTTTTATTGTTGTGTGATGACAAACCGGTTGTATATGCTCAAAGCTGGTTGCCAATATCAAACAACAATACAAATAATCAGCTGCATAATATGGGTGAACGTCCGTTGGGTGATGTCATATTTCAAGACCCTGCGTTAAAGCGCGCTGATATTGAAATTGCTCGCTTTGATGATAACCACTCATTGCAATCACTGGTGAGCGAACTTAATTTACCCATACACATATTATTAGGGCGACGAAGCGTGTTCTCTTTGCATGACTACAAATTTTTAGTTTGTGAAGTTTTTTTACCAGGAGCCTATTTATACTCATGA
- the ubiA gene encoding 4-hydroxybenzoate octaprenyltransferase, with protein sequence MKLAPLSVNHVPYYVQLMRIDKPIGTLLLLWPTYWALWIANEGIPSLTNFIVFTLGVIVMRSAGCVINDFADRKIDGSVKRTCQRPLATGAVSSGEAVSLFLLLVSIAFILVIMLNTNTILLSFGALGLAFCYPFMKRYTQLPQVVLGAAFGWAIPMAFMASTNSLPVQAWLLFVANICWTVAYDTMYAMVDRDDDLKIGVKSTAILFASYDRHIIALLNFSFFALMVLIGLMNQIGFSFWLGLFVAAILLVYQQRLIHLRQRDNCFKAFLNNHYVGLAIFIGLLFSYPVFS encoded by the coding sequence ATGAAACTAGCCCCTTTATCAGTAAACCATGTACCGTATTACGTTCAGTTAATGCGAATAGATAAGCCCATAGGCACCTTATTATTACTTTGGCCAACTTATTGGGCGCTGTGGATAGCAAATGAAGGGATACCAAGCCTAACAAACTTCATTGTGTTTACCCTTGGGGTAATAGTTATGCGTAGCGCAGGATGCGTTATCAATGATTTTGCTGACAGGAAAATAGATGGCTCAGTAAAACGAACCTGTCAGCGCCCTTTAGCAACTGGGGCTGTGAGTAGTGGGGAAGCAGTTAGTTTGTTTTTGCTGCTGGTTAGTATCGCTTTTATTTTAGTAATAATGCTAAATACCAATACTATCTTGTTATCGTTTGGGGCGCTTGGGCTCGCGTTTTGTTATCCCTTTATGAAACGTTACACACAACTTCCACAGGTTGTATTAGGGGCTGCTTTTGGTTGGGCAATTCCTATGGCATTTATGGCATCAACAAACTCATTGCCTGTGCAAGCTTGGCTATTATTTGTCGCTAATATTTGCTGGACGGTGGCTTATGACACTATGTATGCCATGGTTGATAGAGATGATGATTTAAAAATAGGGGTTAAATCAACCGCTATTTTATTCGCCAGTTATGACCGCCACATTATAGCGCTACTTAACTTTAGCTTTTTTGCGCTGATGGTTTTAATTGGATTGATGAATCAAATAGGATTTAGTTTTTGGTTGGGATTATTTGTTGCAGCAATTTTACTGGTGTATCAACAGCGTTTGATTCATTTACGCCAGCGAGATAATTGTTTTAAAGCATTTTTAAATAATCATTACGTAGGACTGGCTATTTTTATTGGCTTATTATTTTCTTACCCCGTTTTTTCTTAA
- a CDS encoding glycosyltransferase family 9 protein codes for MTSAPTYTSICILRLSAIGDVCHAVSAVQAIQKAHPNAKITWVIGKVEAKLLADLPGVELVVFDKKQGKAALKQLKQTFKGQCFDVLLNMQVALRAGFVARCIPAKVKIGFDWARSKELHSLFINKRIKAQSQAHVLEGFKGFAQAIGVDDYVPVWNMPFTNKDQAKADELLGDDYLSNKLFVISPAASKAQRNWLAERYAALADYAHTQGFKIVLTGGPTELEINLANNIIKHSDSPILNLVGKTKLKELLCVLKRADLVLAPDTGPAHMAVTVGTPVIGLYAHSNPARTGPYLYQDYVVEVYHQNLVKQTGKIAEQLPWGTRVKGDDLMSQITTDAVKKMFDHVVKKESLL; via the coding sequence GTGACTTCAGCGCCTACTTACACTTCAATTTGTATTTTACGTCTTTCTGCTATTGGTGATGTATGCCATGCAGTAAGTGCGGTACAAGCTATTCAAAAAGCACACCCAAATGCCAAAATTACATGGGTGATAGGGAAGGTCGAGGCGAAGCTGTTAGCTGACTTACCAGGCGTTGAGCTTGTTGTATTTGATAAAAAACAAGGTAAAGCGGCACTGAAACAGTTAAAGCAAACCTTTAAAGGGCAGTGTTTTGACGTACTGCTTAATATGCAAGTGGCTTTAAGAGCAGGTTTTGTTGCTCGCTGTATTCCTGCCAAAGTTAAAATTGGTTTTGACTGGGCTCGTTCAAAAGAGCTACATAGTTTATTTATTAATAAACGCATTAAAGCCCAATCTCAGGCGCATGTTTTAGAGGGATTTAAAGGCTTTGCCCAAGCGATTGGTGTTGATGATTATGTCCCTGTATGGAATATGCCCTTTACCAACAAAGATCAAGCTAAAGCTGATGAGCTGTTAGGTGACGATTATTTATCAAATAAGCTATTTGTTATTTCGCCAGCAGCAAGTAAAGCACAGCGTAACTGGTTAGCCGAACGCTATGCTGCGCTTGCGGATTATGCACATACACAGGGGTTTAAAATAGTATTAACTGGTGGACCGACTGAACTGGAAATTAATTTAGCAAATAACATCATTAAACACTCTGATTCACCCATTCTGAACTTGGTGGGTAAAACAAAACTCAAAGAATTATTGTGCGTACTTAAGCGTGCAGACTTAGTACTGGCACCTGACACTGGCCCAGCTCATATGGCGGTGACTGTGGGCACACCGGTTATTGGCTTATATGCGCATTCAAACCCAGCGCGAACGGGGCCTTATTTATACCAAGACTACGTGGTTGAGGTTTACCATCAAAACTTAGTAAAGCAAACAGGTAAAATCGCCGAGCAATTGCCTTGGGGTACTCGTGTTAAAGGCGATGATTTAATGAGTCAAATAACCACCGATGCAGTAAAAAAAATGTTTGATCATGTTGTTAAAAAAGAGTCGCTGTTATGA
- the tdh gene encoding L-threonine 3-dehydrogenase, whose translation MKALSKLKAEPGIWMTDAPKPEVGHNDLLIKIRKTAICGTDVHIYKWDEWAQNTIPTPMVVGHEYVGEVIDMGQEVRGFEVGDRVSGEGHITCGHCRNCRAGRVHLCRNTTGVGVNREGAFAEYLVIPAFNAFKIPDNISDELASIFDPFGNAVHTALSFDLVGEDVLITGAGPIGIMAAAVAKHVGARHVVITDVNEYRLDLARKMGATRAVNVANEKLEDVAKELGMTEGFDIGLEMSGVPSAFNAMLNNMNHGGKIAMLGIPPSDMAVDWNQVIFKGLVIKGIYGREMFETWYKMASLIQSGLDLKPIITHQYSIDDFQAGFDMMISGQSGKVILNWD comes from the coding sequence ATGAAAGCATTATCAAAGTTAAAAGCAGAGCCAGGCATTTGGATGACAGATGCACCAAAGCCTGAAGTGGGTCATAACGATCTGTTAATTAAGATTCGTAAAACGGCTATTTGTGGCACCGATGTGCATATTTATAAGTGGGATGAGTGGGCACAAAACACCATACCGACGCCTATGGTGGTTGGCCACGAATACGTGGGTGAAGTAATCGACATGGGACAAGAAGTTCGCGGTTTCGAAGTTGGCGACCGTGTATCAGGTGAAGGTCATATAACCTGTGGCCATTGTCGTAACTGTCGTGCTGGGCGCGTTCACTTATGTCGTAATACAACAGGGGTCGGTGTAAACCGCGAAGGCGCATTTGCAGAGTATTTAGTGATTCCTGCATTTAATGCGTTTAAAATCCCAGATAATATTAGCGATGAACTTGCCTCTATTTTTGACCCATTTGGCAATGCAGTACACACGGCTTTATCGTTCGATTTAGTCGGTGAAGATGTCTTGATCACCGGTGCTGGCCCAATTGGTATTATGGCTGCAGCTGTGGCTAAGCATGTGGGTGCACGCCATGTGGTTATTACTGATGTAAATGAATACCGCCTAGACTTAGCACGTAAAATGGGCGCAACGCGTGCTGTAAACGTCGCGAATGAAAAGCTTGAAGATGTAGCTAAAGAGCTGGGCATGACTGAAGGCTTTGATATTGGCCTAGAGATGTCAGGTGTACCAAGTGCATTTAATGCCATGCTAAATAACATGAATCATGGCGGCAAAATTGCCATGTTGGGAATTCCACCTTCAGATATGGCGGTCGATTGGAATCAAGTTATTTTTAAAGGCTTAGTGATCAAAGGTATTTACGGTCGTGAGATGTTTGAAACTTGGTACAAAATGGCCAGTTTGATTCAATCAGGGCTTGATTTAAAACCAATTATTACTCATCAGTATTCAATAGATGACTTCCAAGCTGGCTTTGATATGATGATTTCAGGCCAATCGGGTAAAGTAATTCTTAACTGGGATTAA
- the glpG gene encoding rhomboid family intramembrane serine protease GlpG — MIELGSLTNPRAAQGFIDYLKSQGLSGQIRTEDGHTLVISVAPEDFHAVQPLWNEFAKNPNHERYQQASWQVGTTQSPLKYQGQSLNLVARFKALSWLNQSVSILSIVVYVAFLFGAFEPIYMALQFNPASPLTWLTPAIVHFSAMHIVFNLIWWVSLGDNIEKQCGKSSLIGLFLVTALISNWAQYLMVGPNFGGLSGVVYGLLGFCWIYSALNPKQPALVTTAIVGFMLVWLVLGFADVLFVGMANWAHLGGLVSGMAFAYTAQLFKTKSA; from the coding sequence ATGATAGAGCTAGGCAGCCTAACTAACCCCCGTGCTGCACAGGGCTTTATAGATTACCTAAAAAGCCAAGGGCTTTCAGGGCAAATTCGTACTGAGGATGGCCATACGCTTGTTATTAGTGTGGCACCTGAAGACTTTCATGCAGTGCAGCCTTTATGGAACGAATTTGCTAAAAACCCTAATCATGAACGTTATCAACAAGCATCATGGCAAGTAGGTACTACGCAGTCACCGTTAAAGTATCAAGGGCAGTCGCTTAATTTAGTTGCCCGTTTTAAAGCCTTAAGCTGGCTTAATCAAAGTGTTAGTATTCTCAGTATCGTTGTTTATGTTGCCTTTTTATTTGGTGCATTTGAGCCTATTTACATGGCGTTGCAGTTCAATCCTGCGTCACCACTTACCTGGTTAACACCTGCTATTGTGCATTTTAGCGCTATGCATATTGTGTTTAACTTAATCTGGTGGGTATCGCTGGGTGATAACATTGAAAAGCAATGCGGTAAGTCGAGTTTAATCGGACTTTTTTTAGTTACCGCTTTAATAAGTAATTGGGCACAATACTTAATGGTCGGTCCTAACTTTGGTGGGCTTAGCGGTGTTGTATATGGGTTGTTAGGCTTTTGTTGGATTTACAGCGCGCTTAACCCTAAACAGCCTGCACTGGTTACAACCGCGATTGTTGGTTTTATGCTGGTATGGTTAGTACTTGGTTTTGCAGATGTATTATTTGTTGGAATGGCTAATTGGGCACACTTAGGTGGGCTTGTTAGCGGTATGGCTTTTGCCTATACCGCTCAGCTTTTTAAAACAAAAAGCGCCTAG
- a CDS encoding glycine C-acetyltransferase encodes MRASAFFSQLQQQIEDVKAEGLYKNERVITSQQQAQIEVASGEKVINFCANNYLGLANSPELIKAAQQGLDDHGFGVASVRFICGTQDIHKTLEKKISQFLETEDTILYSSCFDANTGLFETILGADDAIISDSLNHASIIDGVRLCKAKRFRYANNDMADLEKQLIAADEAGAKTKLIATDGVFSMDGVICNLEAVCDLADKYDALVMVDDSHAVGFVGENGKGTPEYCNVIDRVDIITGTLGKALGGASGGYTSGKKEIVEWLRQRSRPYLFSNSLAPSIVTASIKVLEMLENGGELRAKLWSNAKYFREQMEAAGFTCAGKDHAIIPVMLGDAKVASLMADKLLAEGIYVTGFSFPVVPKGQARIRTQISAAHSKEQLDTAIAAFTRIGKEIGVI; translated from the coding sequence ATGAGAGCATCTGCTTTTTTTAGCCAATTACAACAGCAAATCGAAGACGTTAAAGCGGAAGGTTTGTACAAGAATGAACGTGTTATCACTTCGCAGCAGCAAGCTCAAATTGAAGTGGCATCAGGCGAAAAAGTTATTAATTTTTGTGCTAACAACTACTTAGGTTTAGCTAACAGCCCAGAGCTTATTAAAGCGGCGCAACAAGGCTTAGATGACCATGGGTTTGGTGTGGCGTCTGTGCGTTTCATTTGTGGTACACAAGATATTCATAAAACGCTCGAGAAAAAAATCAGTCAATTTTTAGAAACTGAAGACACCATTTTGTACTCATCATGTTTTGATGCCAATACGGGGTTGTTTGAAACCATATTAGGTGCAGACGATGCGATTATTTCTGATTCATTAAACCATGCTTCTATTATTGATGGCGTACGTTTATGTAAAGCAAAACGTTTCCGTTATGCAAATAACGATATGGCTGATTTAGAAAAGCAATTAATTGCAGCCGATGAAGCCGGTGCTAAAACTAAATTAATTGCAACCGATGGCGTGTTCTCAATGGATGGCGTTATTTGTAACTTAGAAGCCGTATGCGACTTAGCTGATAAATACGATGCACTTGTTATGGTTGATGACTCACATGCTGTTGGTTTTGTTGGCGAAAACGGTAAAGGTACACCTGAGTACTGCAACGTGATTGATCGTGTTGATATTATTACTGGTACCTTAGGTAAAGCACTAGGTGGAGCCTCGGGTGGTTATACCTCAGGTAAAAAAGAAATTGTTGAATGGTTACGTCAGCGTTCTCGTCCTTACTTATTCTCAAATTCGTTAGCGCCTTCAATTGTAACGGCGTCAATTAAAGTGTTAGAAATGCTTGAAAATGGCGGTGAGCTTCGCGCTAAGCTATGGTCAAATGCTAAATACTTCCGTGAGCAAATGGAAGCGGCTGGTTTTACCTGTGCAGGTAAAGATCATGCGATTATTCCTGTGATGCTAGGAGACGCCAAAGTAGCGTCACTTATGGCTGATAAGTTATTGGCTGAAGGGATTTATGTAACCGGCTTTTCATTCCCTGTTGTACCAAAAGGGCAGGCGCGTATTCGTACCCAAATCTCTGCAGCGCACAGCAAAGAACAGCTTGATACAGCCATTGCAGCATTTACCCGTATTGGTAAAGAGATTGGTGTTATTTAA
- the glpE gene encoding thiosulfate sulfurtransferase GlpE — translation MAFKHISIAQTLELLDKEDVVIADIRDPNSYQAGHIPGSEALSNANIAQFMMEKEFDQPIIIVCYHGMSSQGAASYLVEQGFEDVYSMDGGFTAWEAAYKDKVAR, via the coding sequence ATGGCATTTAAACATATATCAATCGCACAAACCCTTGAACTACTCGATAAAGAAGATGTAGTGATTGCTGATATTCGCGATCCTAATTCGTATCAAGCGGGTCATATTCCGGGTTCAGAGGCATTATCTAATGCGAATATTGCCCAATTTATGATGGAAAAGGAGTTTGACCAGCCGATTATTATTGTCTGTTATCACGGCATGAGCTCACAAGGCGCTGCCAGCTACTTAGTAGAGCAAGGCTTTGAAGATGTTTACAGTATGGATGGCGGTTTTACTGCATGGGAAGCCGCTTACAAGGATAAAGTAGCACGATGA
- a CDS encoding flagellar basal body-associated protein FliL, with protein sequence MKKTVFTGLFILLVSLTSLSARAESTVGYFGFEPDIITNYIGPSSKKMGYVRVTVDLMLNKTSDIAIVEHHTPLLRDALVEILSKEPENKIKSLTGREQIRLKSAEKLKSLLKEETGQEIIRDLLFTKYLYH encoded by the coding sequence ATGAAAAAAACAGTATTTACAGGCCTTTTTATTCTTTTAGTCAGCCTAACTAGCTTATCAGCACGTGCTGAGTCTACTGTGGGTTATTTTGGGTTTGAGCCAGACATTATTACTAATTACATTGGTCCATCGAGTAAAAAAATGGGTTACGTTCGCGTCACGGTAGATTTAATGCTAAATAAAACATCCGATATTGCCATTGTAGAACACCACACCCCGCTGTTACGTGATGCGCTAGTAGAGATATTATCAAAAGAGCCTGAAAACAAAATAAAGTCTTTAACAGGGCGTGAGCAAATTCGCCTTAAGAGCGCAGAAAAACTAAAAAGCTTACTTAAGGAAGAAACAGGCCAAGAAATAATCCGAGACCTGTTATTTACTAAATATTTATATCACTAG
- a CDS encoding capsule assembly Wzi family protein, which produces MRNKIFILSSLFCAMSTPVYAEPWVKPDDFGLRADIQQLADAGVILAPVTTYPLMWKSFIADIDNAGLEQLSPRLQDALLRVKHRYKSENSGSHSVQLSAFASSDPLATTSFGATNTQESELTAAYAYLGHNFAAKIALNHRSDGKNCLVNGKTTDDIVNNEQALTDCNDTSLDDSYLAYRLGNWIFRAGAVEQFWGPGVDNSLIMSGNAKPLPAISISREQSSAFETPWLSWIGQWSFTAQMAKLESNRVIPDALLWSTRVNFRPVQQLEIALSWSAQWAGKGQPSSASDFIDMITGDTKCVDGTTNCDSQLESKIGNQLAGIDIRWSDTLFNQPYAVYASTIGEDASSQFKPADRAYLFGLQTTHRVYEQNLLVNLEYIDTGVSCSAGSTTENCYYEHTDYQSGYRYHGRPIGSTYDNDAQSLVLTVLGQLSSGTDWQVKLRDIDYNSDNRDRYPNNPDLGNSITKTAFSSKQLEVRYRMLAMGGRLTLGGLASNNDGAENDTSAFAKFEYNF; this is translated from the coding sequence TTGCGAAACAAAATTTTTATACTTTCTTCGCTTTTTTGTGCAATGAGTACCCCTGTTTATGCTGAACCCTGGGTTAAACCTGATGATTTTGGGTTAAGAGCTGATATCCAGCAACTTGCCGATGCAGGTGTTATTTTAGCCCCGGTAACGACTTACCCGTTAATGTGGAAAAGCTTTATTGCTGATATCGATAATGCCGGACTAGAGCAATTATCACCTCGCTTACAAGATGCGTTATTGCGTGTAAAACATCGTTATAAGTCAGAAAACAGTGGTTCACATAGTGTTCAACTTTCTGCATTTGCCAGCTCAGACCCATTAGCGACCACCAGCTTTGGTGCAACGAATACCCAAGAGTCAGAATTAACAGCAGCCTATGCTTACCTAGGACATAACTTTGCAGCTAAAATTGCGCTTAATCACCGCAGTGATGGCAAAAACTGCTTAGTCAACGGTAAAACAACAGACGATATAGTTAACAATGAGCAAGCACTGACTGACTGCAATGATACCTCACTTGATGATAGCTATTTAGCGTATCGTTTGGGTAATTGGATATTTAGAGCCGGTGCGGTTGAACAGTTTTGGGGACCAGGCGTTGATAACAGTCTAATTATGTCTGGTAACGCCAAACCACTTCCTGCAATAAGTATCAGCAGAGAACAAAGCAGTGCATTTGAAACACCTTGGCTGAGTTGGATTGGTCAGTGGAGCTTTACTGCACAAATGGCTAAACTTGAATCAAACCGCGTTATTCCTGATGCGTTATTATGGAGCACTCGTGTTAACTTTCGCCCCGTTCAACAATTAGAAATAGCATTAAGCTGGTCAGCACAATGGGCAGGGAAAGGACAACCAAGCTCGGCTAGTGACTTTATTGATATGATTACCGGTGATACAAAATGTGTTGATGGCACTACTAATTGTGATAGCCAGTTAGAATCAAAAATAGGTAATCAATTAGCAGGTATTGATATTCGTTGGTCAGACACATTATTTAACCAACCTTATGCCGTTTATGCCAGCACGATTGGTGAAGATGCGAGCTCACAGTTTAAACCAGCTGATAGAGCGTACTTATTTGGCTTACAAACAACACATCGCGTTTACGAGCAGAATTTACTAGTCAACTTAGAATATATTGATACAGGTGTGTCTTGCTCTGCGGGGTCAACGACCGAAAACTGCTATTATGAGCACACTGATTACCAATCAGGGTATCGTTACCATGGTCGCCCTATCGGCTCTACCTATGATAATGATGCGCAATCGCTAGTGTTAACCGTACTTGGGCAACTCTCAAGCGGAACTGACTGGCAAGTAAAATTACGTGATATTGACTACAACAGCGACAACCGTGATAGATACCCAAATAACCCAGACTTAGGTAACTCGATTACCAAAACAGCATTTAGCTCTAAACAGCTTGAAGTACGTTACAGAATGCTTGCCATGGGGGGGCGCTTAACCCTTGGCGGACTTGCCTCTAATAACGATGGAGCAGAAAACGATACGTCTGCATTTGCTAAGTTCGAATACAACTTTTAG
- the gmhB gene encoding D-glycero-beta-D-manno-heptose 1,7-bisphosphate 7-phosphatase: MNQENTNKALFLDRDGVVNVDHGYVFKSEEFEFIDGVFSTCKAFYDAGYKIIIVTNQSGIGRGYYSESEFLALSEWMKAQFSAHQIEITDVYFCPHHPKNALPDYLKECDCRKPAPGMLLQGIEDHHINPALSVMVGDKLGDMHAAISANVRTKVLVRSGQKFDDKAVNFADYVCDSINDLPALFADLT, encoded by the coding sequence ATGAATCAAGAAAACACTAACAAGGCGCTTTTTTTAGATCGTGATGGCGTAGTAAATGTTGACCATGGTTATGTGTTTAAAAGCGAAGAGTTTGAATTTATAGACGGTGTGTTTTCAACATGCAAAGCGTTTTATGATGCGGGCTATAAAATAATTATAGTGACTAATCAGTCAGGCATTGGCCGTGGTTATTATTCTGAGAGCGAATTTTTAGCGCTTAGCGAGTGGATGAAAGCGCAGTTTAGCGCACATCAAATTGAAATTACGGACGTTTATTTTTGTCCTCATCATCCTAAAAACGCATTACCAGATTATTTAAAAGAGTGCGATTGCAGAAAACCAGCGCCTGGCATGTTACTTCAAGGAATAGAAGATCATCATATCAACCCTGCACTTAGTGTGATGGTGGGTGACAAATTAGGTGACATGCACGCTGCCATTAGCGCTAATGTACGTACCAAAGTACTGGTACGTTCAGGGCAAAAATTTGATGACAAAGCTGTAAATTTTGCTGACTATGTTTGTGACTCAATCAACGACCTTCCGGCTTTATTTGCTGATCTAACGTAG
- a CDS encoding glycosyltransferase: protein MNIVIVIDSLVGGGAEKVMLTLAQEMVLKDHNVTILSLAQNIEYDIPTTLNVESLFSGRATKVDRFWQIKKNIRVLETWFEQKLRQLGSIDIVLSNLDRSNNLLAQSKIKNIHFVVHNSVNAELARQKKLGPLSYLYLKKSKQNLNGKSLICVSKGVEEEIQQGSLITPSAITTIYNPFNFKTINDKANEVNTNIPDSPYLIHVGRLAKQKRHDILFSAFAKLDKKYKLVLLCNKKEKALKLAKEYGIENQLIVPGFVQNPYNWIKQAKALLLSSDFEGFGNVLVEALAVGTPAVSTECPHGPSEILTGELSKYLVPIGQGELLALAVKQVLADNPNVTNAAILEKVCADRVTEQYLALAN from the coding sequence ATGAATATTGTCATTGTAATTGACTCTCTTGTTGGTGGTGGCGCTGAAAAGGTAATGCTTACATTAGCGCAAGAGATGGTATTAAAAGACCACAATGTGACTATCTTGTCATTGGCGCAAAATATTGAATATGACATTCCAACCACTTTGAACGTTGAAAGTTTATTTTCAGGTCGAGCAACAAAAGTAGATCGATTTTGGCAGATAAAAAAGAATATCAGAGTGTTAGAGACATGGTTTGAGCAAAAGTTACGGCAACTTGGGTCTATTGATATAGTACTTTCTAATTTAGATCGTAGTAATAACTTATTAGCGCAGAGTAAAATAAAAAATATCCATTTTGTTGTTCATAACTCAGTTAATGCAGAGCTCGCTAGGCAAAAAAAACTAGGCCCGCTTTCATACTTATATCTTAAAAAGAGTAAACAAAATCTTAATGGTAAATCACTGATCTGCGTGTCCAAAGGGGTTGAAGAAGAAATACAACAAGGCAGCTTAATAACCCCAAGTGCTATTACCACTATTTATAATCCATTCAATTTTAAAACAATCAATGATAAAGCTAATGAGGTGAATACAAATATACCCGATTCTCCCTATCTTATTCATGTGGGACGTTTAGCTAAACAAAAACGCCATGATATTTTATTTTCTGCATTTGCCAAGTTAGATAAAAAATACAAATTAGTGCTGTTATGTAACAAAAAAGAAAAGGCATTAAAGTTAGCCAAAGAATATGGTATTGAAAATCAGCTTATTGTTCCGGGATTTGTACAAAACCCATATAACTGGATAAAGCAGGCAAAAGCTTTATTGTTAAGTTCAGACTTTGAAGGGTTTGGTAATGTGCTAGTCGAGGCTTTAGCAGTAGGTACGCCTGCTGTCAGTACTGAGTGCCCTCATGGTCCAAGTGAAATACTTACGGGTGAACTAAGTAAATATCTAGTACCTATTGGCCAAGGTGAGCTCCTAGCGCTCGCAGTTAAGCAAGTGCTCGCAGATAACCCAAATGTAACCAACGCAGCTATTTTAGAAAAGGTGTGTGCCGATAGAGTAACAGAGCAATACTTAGCGTTAGCAAACTAG